A window of the Dongshaea marina genome harbors these coding sequences:
- a CDS encoding Gfo/Idh/MocA family protein has translation MSNHKISWGIAGLGKIAQRFANDLILHSPSAELKAVASRDMQRSAEFANRNQCQRAYASYIEMARDPDIDIVYVATIHPFHQPLVELFLNHGKHVLVEKPAFTNHKDWLTMSELAKKQGVLLVEAMKSMAFPAYRQLRSWLQEKKLKINRIEAAFGNYHAFDDKLPIFNHRLSGGATLDVGIYPLWLYCDICKLMQVQPQLPRFECWIDNPGSQVDETVSFTFDGPVQGTLSASITRDLRREATLQGENLHIVIHDKWWNPKKITVTHLDETFEIEPEACGGGFQYEIEHLSGLISDGKNQSSWLPAQTSQQVLSLIESSLKAHGFSHLVYPNRS, from the coding sequence ATGTCGAACCACAAGATAAGCTGGGGTATCGCAGGTCTTGGAAAGATTGCACAACGATTTGCCAATGACTTAATCCTGCATAGTCCCAGCGCAGAACTAAAGGCTGTTGCTTCCCGGGATATGCAACGCTCCGCTGAGTTTGCAAACCGCAATCAGTGCCAGCGTGCTTATGCCTCCTATATCGAAATGGCCCGGGATCCAGATATCGATATCGTATATGTCGCAACCATCCACCCCTTTCACCAGCCACTCGTTGAGCTTTTCTTAAACCATGGCAAGCATGTTCTGGTCGAAAAACCAGCCTTCACCAATCACAAAGACTGGCTGACCATGTCAGAATTGGCCAAAAAACAAGGGGTTCTCCTTGTCGAGGCGATGAAGAGCATGGCATTTCCTGCCTATCGTCAGCTTCGTTCATGGCTCCAGGAGAAAAAGCTTAAGATCAATCGAATAGAAGCCGCCTTTGGTAATTACCACGCTTTTGATGACAAACTTCCAATCTTCAATCACCGTCTATCGGGTGGTGCAACCCTGGATGTGGGCATTTACCCTCTGTGGCTCTATTGTGATATCTGCAAGCTGATGCAGGTTCAACCCCAGCTCCCGCGGTTTGAATGTTGGATTGATAATCCAGGCTCCCAGGTCGATGAGACAGTATCCTTCACGTTCGATGGCCCGGTACAGGGGACGCTGTCAGCCTCCATTACCCGGGACCTTAGACGTGAAGCAACCCTCCAGGGGGAAAACCTGCACATTGTGATCCATGACAAGTGGTGGAATCCGAAAAAAATCACCGTGACCCACCTTGATGAGACTTTTGAAATCGAGCCAGAGGCCTGTGGTGGTGGATTCCAATATGAGATAGAACATCTATCAGGGTTAATCTCAGACGGGAAAAACCAATCATCCTGGCTACCGGCACAGACAAGCCAGCAGGTACTATCTCTGATTGAGAGCAGCCTTAAGGCCCATGGTTTCTCACACCTTGTGTATCCAAACCGATCATAA
- a CDS encoding bifunctional helix-turn-helix transcriptional regulator/GNAT family N-acetyltransferase produces the protein MDSRLLRSLSRTLVRELGMLSRQCGSLELSPVEAHLLLELEEGPLVNQQLAERLKVDKSNTSRPLNRLSQRGLVALQTNPLDGRSKQAVLTPEGQALVKLLHHEMDTDMDEVLAQLSAAEQSELATGLGHYLKGLKLASRQKGYRIRAICEQDNPAIAKVIRAVSAEYGLTADRGYGVSDPNLDCLYQSYQGEGSRYWVIENSKGEILGGAGIAPLSGEAGKICELQKMYFMPELRGLGLARRLVLEALDYALKSGYQSCYLETTSCLKEATALYEKLGFEHLDGPLGDTGHSDCEICMIRSLD, from the coding sequence ATGGATTCTCGTCTTTTAAGATCTCTTTCCCGTACCCTGGTCCGTGAACTGGGAATGCTATCCAGGCAGTGTGGTTCCCTGGAGCTTTCACCTGTTGAGGCTCACCTGCTGCTTGAGCTTGAAGAGGGACCACTGGTCAATCAGCAGCTTGCCGAGCGACTCAAGGTGGATAAATCAAATACCAGTCGACCCTTGAACCGTTTGAGTCAGAGAGGACTGGTGGCTTTGCAGACCAACCCTCTGGATGGTCGTAGCAAACAAGCAGTTTTGACCCCGGAGGGGCAGGCCCTTGTAAAGCTGTTGCACCATGAGATGGATACAGATATGGATGAGGTGCTGGCTCAGCTTAGCGCAGCAGAGCAGAGTGAGCTTGCAACTGGTTTGGGTCACTATCTTAAGGGACTTAAACTCGCATCTCGCCAGAAAGGCTACCGGATCCGCGCTATCTGTGAACAGGATAACCCGGCAATCGCCAAAGTTATCCGGGCTGTCTCTGCAGAGTATGGACTAACGGCTGATAGGGGGTACGGGGTGTCCGATCCCAACCTGGATTGCCTGTATCAGAGCTACCAGGGGGAGGGGAGTCGCTACTGGGTGATTGAAAATTCTAAGGGAGAGATTTTGGGAGGAGCAGGGATAGCTCCCCTGTCCGGTGAAGCTGGTAAGATTTGCGAATTGCAGAAAATGTATTTTATGCCTGAGCTGCGAGGTCTTGGCCTTGCGCGCCGCCTGGTATTAGAGGCTCTGGATTATGCCTTAAAGAGTGGATACCAAAGCTGTTATCTGGAAACCACCTCCTGCCTTAAGGAGGCCACGGCTCTATATGAAAAGCTGGGTTTTGAGCATCTCGACGGACCTCTTGGCGATACAGGACATAGTGATTGTGAGATCTGCATGATTCGCTCCCTGGACTAG
- a CDS encoding SlyX family protein — protein sequence MSQTSEQITQLEQRIEQLETQLAFQEDSLQQLNQELHTQQQETEKLKIQMQYLVNKMKETQVSQIASQSEETPPPHY from the coding sequence ATGAGCCAAACCAGCGAGCAGATCACCCAACTGGAGCAGAGAATTGAGCAACTGGAGACCCAGCTCGCCTTTCAGGAGGATAGCCTGCAGCAGCTCAACCAGGAGCTGCATACCCAGCAGCAGGAAACCGAAAAGCTCAAGATCCAGATGCAATACCTGGTCAACAAGATGAAAGAGACCCAGGTCAGCCAAATAGCCTCCCAGAGCGAAGAGACCCCGCCACCACATTATTGA
- a CDS encoding WD40 repeat domain-containing protein: MKIPKNIPAQALSIAFLLAACTDSSTPVTRQTLAPHGAYAADLSINGQYAVISSIHHGLMLWDLYRNQLLYRWSHRGKDNNNVFVTRFSPNGSHVVTATRSDFVIWNVKTGKAAGFYSEPESTIRDIAISSSGRYVLIGRTDGKVEHLDVDTGRRLKFLAHTEQINSVDLSANGRYALTGGNDYSAYLWDTRTAQVIWRFNHASRVSMVKLDPKGKFAFTAGSKRQSIIWNLKTGKEHSRLHYISRQQIYSAIRFANQDRWLLTGSPSRNMTLWDLKSGKRQQSWMVTPGKSTRPDGAVVYSVAYKPQTRTLVSISSSGLAETWKIK; encoded by the coding sequence ATGAAAATACCAAAAAATATTCCTGCCCAGGCACTATCGATTGCTTTCCTACTGGCGGCATGCACCGACAGTAGTACCCCGGTTACCCGTCAGACCCTGGCTCCTCACGGTGCCTACGCCGCCGATCTCAGCATCAATGGCCAATATGCGGTGATCTCATCGATCCATCACGGCCTGATGCTGTGGGATCTCTACCGCAATCAGCTCCTGTATCGCTGGAGCCATCGCGGAAAAGACAACAACAATGTGTTTGTGACCCGCTTTTCCCCCAATGGTTCCCATGTGGTCACTGCAACCCGCAGTGATTTTGTGATCTGGAACGTCAAAACCGGTAAGGCCGCAGGATTCTACTCCGAGCCAGAATCAACGATTCGCGACATCGCCATCTCCTCCAGCGGTCGCTATGTATTGATCGGGCGTACCGATGGCAAGGTGGAGCACCTGGATGTGGATACCGGACGACGCCTCAAGTTTCTGGCGCACACCGAGCAGATCAACAGCGTGGATCTCAGTGCCAATGGCCGCTATGCCCTGACCGGAGGGAACGACTACAGTGCCTACCTGTGGGACACCCGAACCGCCCAGGTGATCTGGCGCTTTAATCATGCCAGCCGAGTCAGCATGGTCAAACTCGATCCCAAGGGAAAATTCGCCTTTACCGCTGGTAGCAAGCGCCAATCGATCATCTGGAATCTCAAGACAGGCAAGGAGCATAGCCGATTGCACTATATCAGCCGCCAACAGATCTACAGTGCGATCCGTTTTGCCAATCAGGATCGCTGGCTGTTGACGGGATCCCCCTCGCGTAACATGACACTCTGGGATCTAAAGAGCGGGAAGCGCCAACAAAGCTGGATGGTCACCCCGGGAAAAAGCACCCGTCCCGACGGGGCTGTGGTATATTCGGTCGCCTATAAGCCACAGACCCGGACGCTGGTAAGTATCAGCTCCAGTGGCCTGGCGGAGACCTGGAAGATCAAGTGA
- the fkpA gene encoding FKBP-type peptidyl-prolyl cis-trans isomerase, which translates to MKKMIQISLLAAAVAVSVSACQKKEETQSAAAPAATATQQQGTLKTFEQKSAYAIGFSMGRYIGNTLEQQQKLGIKLDNTVLLDGVKDALNKQGKLDDKALQEVLKQYDQKIGTLAKEKAETEAKDNLAKGEAFLKKNATEDGVKVTKSGLEYKVIKLGNGPKPTKDDVVKVDYTGTLIDGTKFDSSVDRGEPATFPLGQVIPGWTEGLQLMPVGSEFKFFIPAKLAYGEHNAGMIPPNSVLIFDVKLHEIVKEKKATGKEQAKPAKEVKKAS; encoded by the coding sequence ATGAAAAAAATGATTCAGATCTCTTTGCTGGCGGCAGCTGTGGCAGTTTCTGTCAGTGCCTGTCAGAAGAAAGAGGAGACTCAATCTGCGGCAGCACCTGCAGCTACGGCAACTCAGCAGCAGGGTACGCTGAAGACATTTGAACAAAAATCTGCTTATGCTATCGGTTTCTCTATGGGCCGTTATATCGGTAACACCCTGGAGCAACAGCAGAAGCTTGGGATCAAGCTGGATAATACCGTGCTGCTCGATGGCGTGAAGGATGCCCTGAACAAGCAAGGTAAGCTGGATGACAAGGCGTTGCAGGAAGTTCTCAAGCAGTATGATCAGAAGATCGGAACCCTGGCCAAGGAAAAGGCAGAGACTGAAGCGAAGGATAACCTGGCTAAGGGTGAAGCCTTCCTCAAGAAAAATGCAACCGAAGATGGCGTAAAAGTGACCAAGTCTGGCCTTGAGTACAAGGTGATCAAGCTGGGTAATGGTCCTAAGCCAACCAAAGATGATGTGGTAAAGGTTGATTACACCGGAACCCTGATCGATGGCACCAAGTTTGATAGCTCTGTCGATCGTGGCGAGCCTGCAACCTTCCCTCTGGGTCAGGTGATCCCTGGCTGGACCGAAGGCCTGCAGCTGATGCCGGTTGGTTCTGAGTTCAAATTCTTTATCCCGGCTAAGCTGGCCTATGGCGAGCACAATGCCGGAATGATCCCACCGAACTCAGTGCTGATCTTTGATGTGAAGCTGCACGAGATCGTCAAAGAGAAAAAAGCTACTGGCAAAGAGCAGGCTAAGCCTGCCAAAGAGGTCAAAAAAGCTAGCTAA
- a CDS encoding sensor domain-containing diguanylate cyclase yields the protein MDWERDHHLRSILDQLYDGLYFVDRDRRITYWNRAAEQITGFSAQEVVGHRCQDNILVHVDASGCQLCLEKCPLAASMLDEESRQAEVFLHHKRGHRVAVQVRTTPLRDDKGEIIGGIELFSEVSATQSPQKRYQTLRHLELLDIATGLPQRTHLQAELQGMLTSFIHTSVPFAVLLIDLDHFDKFKNSYGSENAELALRTISHTLCGCCRPFDTVGRWSESQFLCLLPDCDSMTLTQIAEQICALIQKSRLHIEDETRSLTASIGGSITQVNESAESILLRVSHAMLNSKQKGRNQVTISTEAAGL from the coding sequence ATGGATTGGGAGCGCGATCATCACCTAAGGAGCATCCTGGACCAGCTCTATGACGGTCTCTATTTTGTAGACAGGGATCGCCGAATCACCTACTGGAACCGGGCTGCGGAACAGATCACAGGCTTTAGTGCACAGGAAGTAGTGGGGCACCGCTGCCAGGATAATATTCTGGTCCATGTGGATGCGAGCGGTTGCCAGCTCTGTCTTGAAAAGTGCCCGCTGGCGGCCAGCATGCTTGACGAGGAATCGAGGCAGGCCGAGGTTTTTCTTCATCATAAACGGGGCCACCGGGTGGCCGTGCAGGTGAGAACCACACCTCTGCGCGACGATAAGGGAGAGATCATCGGGGGCATCGAGCTCTTTAGTGAGGTCTCCGCGACTCAGAGCCCGCAAAAACGCTACCAGACCCTCAGGCATCTTGAGCTGCTGGATATCGCAACCGGCCTTCCCCAGCGCACCCACCTGCAGGCTGAGCTCCAGGGGATGCTGACCAGCTTTATCCACACCTCAGTTCCCTTCGCCGTGCTGCTTATCGATCTGGATCACTTCGATAAATTCAAAAACAGTTATGGGAGCGAAAATGCCGAGCTGGCACTACGCACCATCAGCCATACCCTGTGCGGTTGCTGCCGCCCCTTTGATACGGTTGGCCGCTGGTCTGAAAGTCAGTTCCTCTGCCTGCTGCCCGACTGCGATAGCATGACATTGACCCAAATTGCCGAGCAGATCTGCGCCCTGATCCAGAAAAGCCGTCTGCATATTGAGGACGAGACTCGCTCACTGACGGCATCCATAGGCGGCAGTATCACCCAGGTGAATGAATCAGCAGAGTCAATTTTGTTGCGGGTCAGCCACGCCATGCTCAACAGCAAGCAGAAAGGAAGAAACCAGGTAACCATCAGCACCGAAGCCGCCGGATTATAG
- the cutA gene encoding divalent-cation tolerance protein CutA produces the protein MSQTIILIHCSCKDVQEAQTIASALIEQRLAGCATISSPVLSVYRWQQQVESEPEVLLQIKSTQQNFARVEAAILSLHSYDVPEIIATEISACSKDYREWLIQSCQPEPE, from the coding sequence ATGAGCCAAACCATCATACTGATCCACTGCAGCTGCAAAGACGTTCAGGAGGCACAGACAATTGCCAGCGCGCTGATTGAACAACGTCTGGCAGGATGTGCCACCATCAGCAGTCCGGTGCTCTCTGTGTACCGCTGGCAGCAACAGGTTGAGTCTGAGCCGGAAGTGCTGCTGCAGATCAAAAGTACCCAGCAGAACTTTGCCAGGGTTGAGGCGGCGATCCTCTCCCTTCACAGCTATGATGTTCCGGAGATTATCGCAACTGAGATTTCGGCCTGCTCCAAAGATTACCGGGAATGGCTGATCCAAAGTTGCCAGCCAGAGCCTGAGTGA
- a CDS encoding anaerobic C4-dicarboxylate transporter — protein sequence MFGLEFVIVLFAIFLGARLGSIGIGFAGGLGVLILTFVMGLKPGSIPVDVILIIMSVIGAIAAMQTAGGMDYLVKLAEHILRKHPRWITFLAPCVTYVMTLLAGTGHTAYSTLPVIVEVAKEQKIRPSRPLSIAVIASQIAITASPISAAVVIFSGLLKPMGVDYLQLLMIAIPTTFAACMCAAFVCNFLGKPLEKDPVYQQRLAEGLVTYKKMSEIKIKPHAKRSVLIFLLAIVAVVIYATSISDMVGLIKHPPMPRNEAIMIFMLSAATLITFLCKLEAPLITEASTFRSGMSACVCVLGVAWLGDTLISNHILEIKEFSGELLHMHAWLLAVILFFASTLLYSQAATTQALMPAALMLGVSPVAAIASFCAVSALFILPTYPTLLAATEMDDTGSTRIGRWVFNHPFLIPGTLTIALAVFFGFLLGPVVL from the coding sequence ATGTTTGGTCTGGAATTTGTCATTGTTCTGTTCGCCATATTTCTTGGGGCCCGCTTGGGAAGCATAGGTATAGGCTTTGCCGGGGGGCTCGGGGTACTGATCCTCACCTTCGTCATGGGCCTTAAACCCGGTTCAATTCCGGTCGATGTGATCCTGATTATCATGTCAGTGATCGGAGCCATTGCCGCGATGCAAACCGCAGGCGGCATGGACTACCTGGTGAAACTGGCCGAACATATTCTGCGAAAACACCCTCGCTGGATCACCTTCCTTGCCCCCTGTGTCACCTATGTGATGACCCTGCTGGCCGGGACCGGCCACACCGCCTACTCAACCCTACCGGTGATTGTAGAAGTGGCCAAAGAGCAGAAGATCCGCCCCTCCCGCCCACTGAGTATCGCCGTCATCGCGTCCCAGATCGCGATCACCGCATCTCCAATATCGGCGGCTGTGGTGATCTTCAGTGGCCTGCTCAAGCCGATGGGGGTCGATTATCTGCAACTGCTGATGATCGCCATCCCCACCACCTTCGCCGCCTGCATGTGCGCCGCCTTTGTCTGTAACTTCCTGGGTAAGCCTCTGGAGAAAGACCCTGTCTATCAGCAGCGCTTAGCCGAGGGGTTGGTGACCTATAAAAAGATGTCCGAAATTAAGATCAAGCCCCATGCCAAGCGCTCGGTGCTGATCTTCCTGCTGGCGATCGTAGCCGTGGTCATCTACGCAACCTCTATCTCCGACATGGTTGGACTGATTAAGCATCCACCGATGCCGCGCAACGAAGCGATCATGATCTTCATGTTATCGGCCGCCACCCTCATCACCTTCTTGTGTAAGCTGGAAGCGCCACTCATCACAGAAGCCAGCACCTTCCGCAGCGGCATGAGCGCCTGTGTCTGCGTGCTGGGTGTGGCCTGGCTGGGAGATACCCTGATTTCCAACCACATTCTGGAGATCAAGGAGTTCTCCGGCGAGCTGCTGCATATGCATGCCTGGCTGCTGGCGGTGATCCTGTTCTTTGCTTCCACCCTGCTCTACTCCCAGGCCGCGACCACCCAGGCTCTGATGCCGGCGGCCCTGATGCTGGGAGTCAGCCCGGTGGCAGCGATCGCCTCATTTTGTGCGGTCAGCGCCCTGTTTATTCTGCCAACCTACCCCACCTTGCTGGCTGCAACCGAGATGGATGATACGGGGTCGACCCGGATCGGCCGCTGGGTGTTCAATCACCCCTTCCTGATACCAGGCACCCTGACCATAGCCTTAGCCGTGTTCTTTGGCTTCTTGCTGGGGCCGGTGGTACTCTGA
- the aspA gene encoding aspartate ammonia-lyase yields the protein MSDTARTRTEEDLLGTKEIPANAYYGVHTLRAVENFHISSGKISDVPEFVRGMVLTKKAAALANGELGTIDPSVAEMIVKACDTMLETGKCFDQFPVDLFQGGAGTSVNMNTNEVLANLALELMGKEKGDYEVINPNDHVNKCQSTNDAYPTGFRVAVYNSVETALLAIERLVDAFDTKSREFDDILKMGRTQLQDAVPMTLGQEFHAYAVTLKEEIKSIKRCQELLLEVNLGATAIGTGINTPKEYSALAIQKLAEITGQAYTPAEDLIEATSDCGAYVMLSGAFKRLAVKLSKICNDLRLLSSGPRCGLNEINLPELQAGSSIMPAKVNPVIPEVVNQASFKVVGNDITITMAAEAGQLQLNVMEPVIGQSLFESIHLMEKACIALDEKCVRGITANREICEGFVFNSIGIVTFLNPFIGHHEGDIVGKICASTGKSVREVVLERGLLTEQQLNEIFAVENLKHPEYKAKRYGKAAQTTA from the coding sequence ATGTCTGACACAGCACGCACTCGTACAGAAGAAGATCTCCTGGGTACCAAAGAAATTCCAGCCAATGCCTACTATGGTGTTCACACCTTAAGAGCCGTGGAAAACTTCCACATCAGCTCCGGCAAAATATCCGATGTTCCTGAATTCGTACGAGGCATGGTCCTGACCAAGAAAGCCGCAGCTCTGGCTAATGGCGAGCTGGGTACCATAGATCCGAGCGTCGCCGAGATGATCGTCAAGGCGTGCGACACCATGCTGGAGACAGGTAAGTGCTTCGATCAGTTCCCGGTTGATCTGTTCCAGGGCGGCGCCGGAACTTCGGTAAATATGAATACCAATGAGGTGCTGGCCAACCTGGCTCTGGAACTGATGGGTAAGGAAAAAGGTGACTATGAGGTCATCAACCCGAATGATCATGTGAACAAGTGTCAGTCAACCAACGATGCCTACCCAACCGGATTCCGGGTCGCAGTCTACAACAGTGTCGAAACCGCGCTGCTGGCCATTGAGCGCCTGGTCGATGCCTTTGATACAAAATCCCGTGAATTTGATGACATCCTGAAGATGGGGCGTACCCAGCTGCAGGATGCGGTTCCCATGACCCTGGGCCAGGAGTTCCATGCTTATGCCGTCACTCTTAAAGAGGAGATCAAGAGCATCAAGCGTTGCCAGGAGTTGCTGCTGGAAGTAAACCTGGGTGCCACCGCGATCGGTACCGGCATCAACACGCCAAAAGAGTACTCAGCACTGGCCATTCAGAAGCTGGCTGAGATCACCGGACAGGCTTATACACCGGCAGAAGATCTGATTGAAGCCACCTCAGACTGTGGCGCCTACGTTATGCTCTCCGGTGCCTTCAAGCGTCTGGCGGTGAAGCTCTCTAAGATCTGTAACGATCTGCGCCTGCTCTCTTCCGGCCCTCGCTGTGGACTCAATGAGATCAACCTGCCTGAGCTGCAGGCTGGCTCCTCCATCATGCCAGCCAAGGTCAACCCTGTGATCCCCGAGGTGGTAAACCAGGCCTCCTTCAAGGTGGTTGGTAACGATATCACTATCACCATGGCCGCTGAGGCGGGTCAGTTGCAACTGAACGTCATGGAGCCGGTGATCGGTCAGAGCCTATTTGAGTCGATTCACCTGATGGAGAAAGCCTGTATCGCCCTGGATGAGAAGTGTGTTCGCGGCATCACCGCCAACCGTGAGATCTGTGAAGGCTTTGTCTTTAACTCCATTGGCATTGTGACCTTCCTCAATCCGTTTATCGGTCACCATGAGGGAGACATTGTCGGCAAGATCTGTGCTTCCACCGGCAAGAGCGTGCGTGAAGTCGTGCTGGAGCGAGGCCTTCTCACCGAGCAACAGCTCAATGAGATCTTTGCGGTAGAGAACCTCAAGCACCCTGAGTACAAAGCCAAGCGCTATGGCAAGGCTGCGCAGACAACCGCTTAA
- a CDS encoding FxsA family protein, whose protein sequence is MKKFSVIVWLGVLAELFVLVAVGSVIGPLATIVLVVLTSMLGASLLKGNGLKNIRQAQQQMSEQIPAPGTMFQGLSHGVAGFLLLLPGFISDLIGLLLLLPLVQRVLIRLVLGRLVPGAAMWGSDLNRGRAANATDEQAVQQGDVFEGEFERQDKER, encoded by the coding sequence GTGAAAAAATTTTCAGTGATTGTCTGGCTCGGCGTGCTGGCCGAGTTGTTTGTACTGGTTGCCGTGGGCTCTGTGATTGGCCCCCTGGCAACCATAGTGTTGGTGGTATTGACCTCAATGTTGGGTGCTTCCCTGCTCAAGGGAAACGGCCTTAAGAATATTCGTCAGGCTCAGCAACAGATGTCGGAGCAGATCCCTGCGCCGGGGACCATGTTCCAGGGACTCTCCCATGGTGTAGCCGGATTTTTACTGTTACTCCCGGGCTTTATCTCCGATCTGATTGGATTGTTGCTGCTATTACCCTTGGTGCAACGAGTGCTGATCCGTCTGGTGCTGGGGCGTTTGGTGCCTGGCGCTGCGATGTGGGGGAGTGACTTGAACCGTGGCAGGGCGGCAAACGCGACCGATGAGCAGGCAGTTCAGCAGGGGGATGTGTTTGAAGGTGAATTTGAGCGCCAGGACAAAGAGCGTTAG
- a CDS encoding MATE family efflux transporter yields the protein MPSSNPHSLLSDPIPQTLTRMGAPMALGIIAILTFNLVDTFFIGLLGTQALAAVSFTFPVTFMLSSILMGLGVGLSSVLAHTLGEGDRHLAAKLASHGILLGLVSILILANLCHLWMNPLFRLLGAPESLLPLIRSYMVIWFTALPLLAIPMLGNAAIRATGDTRTPAIVMTVAGLVNGVVDPLLIFGLGPFPQLGIQGAVIASALSWLIALVVSLYILRQREKLLVFEVASLRELVDNWRRILRIALPASLTNLLTPFANAILMMIFARFGTEVVAAYGAASRVESLLLIVIMALCSVLAPFVAQNTGAAQHQRSRTALFVSIRFSILSGLLLYGIIFVISPWVAMAFSSHPRVEELITLYLRIVPLGYGMQGCLMLLASALNGLQAPVASLLFNGMRLFVFVVPFAWLGSQLAGTTGIFCGLLAASLCSGAIALHFSARSFPRGFLRG from the coding sequence ATGCCAAGCTCCAATCCCCATTCACTCCTCAGTGATCCGATCCCGCAAACCCTGACCCGAATGGGTGCCCCCATGGCCCTGGGGATTATTGCGATTCTTACCTTTAACCTGGTTGACACCTTTTTTATAGGCCTGCTCGGCACCCAGGCCCTGGCGGCGGTCAGTTTCACCTTTCCGGTCACCTTCATGCTGAGTTCGATTTTGATGGGACTTGGCGTCGGTCTGAGCTCTGTGCTGGCACACACCCTGGGTGAGGGTGATCGTCACCTGGCTGCCAAGCTCGCCAGTCACGGTATTCTGCTTGGGCTGGTGTCTATCCTTATCCTTGCAAACCTGTGTCACCTGTGGATGAACCCGCTGTTTCGTTTGCTGGGAGCTCCGGAGTCTCTGCTGCCGCTGATCCGAAGTTATATGGTGATCTGGTTTACCGCCCTGCCTCTTTTGGCGATTCCCATGCTGGGCAATGCAGCGATCCGCGCCACCGGAGATACCCGTACCCCGGCAATCGTGATGACGGTCGCCGGCCTGGTCAATGGAGTGGTCGACCCCCTGCTGATCTTTGGGTTGGGACCCTTTCCGCAACTCGGGATCCAAGGCGCCGTCATCGCCTCGGCACTCTCCTGGCTAATAGCCCTGGTGGTAAGCCTGTATATCCTGCGCCAGCGAGAGAAGCTGCTGGTATTTGAAGTGGCCTCGCTGCGTGAGCTTGTTGATAACTGGCGACGCATTTTGCGTATCGCCCTGCCCGCTTCTTTAACCAACCTGCTCACCCCCTTTGCCAACGCCATTTTGATGATGATCTTTGCCCGCTTCGGGACCGAAGTGGTGGCAGCCTATGGCGCAGCATCGAGGGTTGAGAGCCTGCTGCTGATCGTCATCATGGCTCTGTGCTCAGTGCTGGCCCCCTTTGTTGCGCAAAATACCGGGGCGGCCCAGCATCAACGCAGTCGCACGGCGCTGTTTGTTTCGATCCGCTTCTCCATTCTTTCGGGACTACTGCTATATGGGATTATCTTTGTCATCAGTCCCTGGGTGGCGATGGCATTTAGCAGTCATCCCAGGGTTGAGGAGCTGATTACCCTCTATCTGCGGATTGTGCCCCTGGGATACGGGATGCAGGGCTGCCTGATGCTACTGGCATCTGCCCTCAATGGCCTGCAGGCGCCTGTCGCCTCACTGCTATTTAACGGAATGCGGTTGTTTGTTTTTGTGGTGCCTTTTGCCTGGCTTGGAAGTCAGCTCGCCGGAACCACGGGGATCTTCTGCGGCCTGCTGGCCGCCAGCCTGTGCAGCGGAGCCATCGCCCTGCACTTTAGCGCCCGCAGCTTCCCCCGGGGTTTTTTGCGAGGCTAA
- a CDS encoding co-chaperone GroES — MNIRPLHDRVIVKRIETEAKSAGGIVLTGSAAEKSTRGEILAIGQGRVLDNGEVKPLAVKVGDTVIFNEGFGVKTEKLDGSEVLIMSESDILAIVEQ, encoded by the coding sequence ATGAATATTCGTCCATTACACGACCGTGTGATCGTTAAGCGCATTGAAACTGAAGCCAAGTCTGCTGGTGGCATCGTGCTGACCGGTTCTGCGGCCGAGAAGTCTACCCGCGGTGAAATTCTGGCTATCGGTCAGGGTCGCGTGCTGGATAACGGTGAAGTGAAGCCACTGGCTGTTAAGGTTGGTGACACTGTTATCTTCAACGAAGGTTTTGGTGTGAAGACTGAGAAGCTGGATGGCTCTGAGGTTCTGATCATGTCCGAGTCTGACATCCTGGCGATTGTTGAACAGTAA